Proteins encoded in a region of the Ancylobacter sp. SL191 genome:
- the rfbD gene encoding dTDP-4-dehydrorhamnose reductase — MRIAITGTSGQVAQSLARHAAAAGGDAVLIGRPDFDLAAPDNASTVFAAARPDVIVSAAAYTAVDKAESEPELAHRINADGAGSVARAAAALNVPVIHLSTDYVFDGSKTGEWVEDDATGPLGVYGASKLAGEQAVLVATPNAAILRVSWVYAPFGANFVRTMLRLAETRDSLGVVADQIGRPTSALDIASAIWQVAEQLTAHPQEAALRGLFHLPAGGPAASWADFAEAIFANAARRGQKGAQIGRIGTADYPTPARRPANSLMDGSKIARVYGINLPDWRRSLEVVMDQLAGTAPGSGLKKD; from the coding sequence ATGAGGATCGCCATTACCGGCACATCGGGGCAGGTCGCGCAGTCCCTCGCCCGCCATGCCGCCGCCGCGGGCGGTGATGCCGTGCTGATCGGGCGCCCAGACTTTGATCTCGCCGCGCCCGACAACGCCTCAACCGTCTTCGCGGCCGCGCGGCCGGATGTCATCGTCTCCGCTGCCGCCTATACGGCCGTCGACAAGGCGGAAAGCGAGCCGGAACTCGCTCACCGCATCAATGCCGACGGCGCCGGCTCCGTAGCGCGCGCGGCCGCGGCGCTGAACGTGCCGGTCATTCACCTGTCCACTGATTATGTCTTCGACGGCTCGAAGACGGGCGAATGGGTGGAGGACGACGCGACCGGCCCGCTTGGCGTCTATGGCGCCTCCAAGCTCGCCGGCGAGCAGGCCGTTCTGGTGGCCACCCCGAACGCGGCAATCCTACGCGTCTCCTGGGTCTACGCCCCCTTCGGCGCGAATTTCGTGCGCACCATGCTGCGCCTCGCGGAAACACGCGACAGCCTCGGTGTGGTCGCCGACCAGATCGGCCGGCCGACCTCTGCGCTCGACATCGCCAGCGCGATCTGGCAGGTCGCGGAACAGCTCACCGCTCACCCGCAGGAGGCGGCACTGCGCGGTCTCTTCCACCTGCCGGCGGGCGGGCCTGCCGCCAGCTGGGCGGATTTCGCTGAGGCGATCTTTGCCAACGCGGCGCGGCGCGGTCAGAAGGGGGCACAGATCGGGCGCATCGGCACGGCCGACTACCCGACGCCCGCGCGGCGGCCAGCCAATTCGCTGATGGATGGATCAAAGATCGCCCGCGTCTATGGCATTAATCTCCCGGACTGGCGCCGTTCGCTGGAGGTCGTGATGGACCAACTGGCCGGCACCGCTCCGGGCAGCGGGCTGAAGAAGGATTGA
- the rfbB gene encoding dTDP-glucose 4,6-dehydratase, whose translation MRILVTGGAGFIGSAVVRHLVREVGAEVLTFDKLTYAGNLANLTEIGNLPNHQFLKADICDADAVREAFQTFRPDRVYHLAAESHVDRSITGAADFVQTNVLGTFTLLEAARGYWSGLDPAAKAAFRFLHVSTDEVYGSLGPDGLFTETTPYDPSSPYSASKAASDHLVVAWGRTYGLPVLVSNCSNNYGPYHFPEKLIPLTILNALHGKKLPVYGNGSNIRDWLYVEDHARALHLIASEGRLNETYNVGGRNERSNIEVVRVVCGILDELAPKSFPHSDLITFVADRPGHDARYAIDATKLETELNWRAQENFETGIRKTVEWYLANEAWWRPLRDKVYAGERLGLLATADR comes from the coding sequence ATGCGAATCTTGGTGACAGGTGGCGCTGGCTTCATTGGATCCGCCGTCGTTCGCCACCTGGTGCGTGAGGTCGGCGCCGAGGTGCTCACCTTCGACAAACTGACCTATGCCGGCAACCTCGCGAATCTCACCGAGATCGGCAATCTGCCGAATCATCAGTTTCTGAAGGCCGACATCTGCGACGCCGACGCCGTGCGTGAGGCGTTCCAGACATTCCGCCCCGACCGCGTCTATCACCTCGCCGCCGAGAGTCATGTCGACCGCTCGATCACCGGCGCGGCGGACTTCGTCCAGACCAACGTTCTCGGCACCTTCACCCTGCTGGAAGCCGCGCGTGGCTATTGGAGCGGGCTCGATCCCGCCGCCAAGGCCGCGTTCCGCTTCCTGCATGTCTCGACCGACGAGGTCTATGGCTCGCTAGGGCCCGACGGGCTGTTTACGGAGACGACGCCCTACGACCCCTCCTCGCCCTACTCCGCCTCCAAGGCCGCGTCCGATCATCTGGTCGTGGCCTGGGGCCGCACCTATGGGCTGCCCGTCCTGGTCTCGAACTGCTCGAATAATTACGGCCCCTACCACTTCCCCGAGAAGCTGATCCCGCTCACCATCCTCAACGCCCTGCACGGCAAGAAGCTGCCGGTCTACGGCAATGGCTCGAACATTCGCGACTGGCTCTATGTCGAGGATCACGCCCGGGCGCTGCACCTCATCGCCAGCGAAGGCCGGCTGAACGAGACCTACAATGTCGGCGGCCGCAATGAACGCAGCAATATCGAGGTAGTGCGTGTCGTCTGCGGCATTCTCGATGAGCTGGCGCCCAAGAGCTTCCCGCACAGCGACCTCATCACCTTCGTCGCCGATAGGCCGGGCCACGATGCGCGCTACGCCATCGACGCCACCAAGCTGGAGACTGAGCTGAACTGGCGGGCACAGGAGAACTTCGAGACAGGCATCCGCAAGACGGTTGAATGGTACCTCGCCAATGAGGCTTGGTGGCGCCCGCTGCGGGATAAGGTCTATGCCGGCGAGCGCCTGGGCCTGCTGGCGACCGCGGATCGCTGA
- the rfbC gene encoding dTDP-4-dehydrorhamnose 3,5-epimerase has product MRFDRFDIADLLLVTPKRIGDERGWFSEIFREDLFRAEAGDVHFVQHNQSYSRPKGTVRGLHFQLEPKAQGKLVRCARGRMLDVAVDLRRTSPTFGRHVAVELSAENGCQFWIPAGFAHGFCTLTEDCEVAYLVTDYYSAAHDRGLLWNDSELAIAWPVKEEDAILSEKDRRQPRLRDLGPVFA; this is encoded by the coding sequence ATGCGATTTGACCGTTTCGACATCGCCGACCTCCTTCTTGTGACGCCCAAGCGGATCGGTGACGAGCGTGGGTGGTTCTCCGAGATCTTTCGCGAGGATCTCTTCCGCGCGGAAGCCGGAGACGTGCATTTCGTCCAGCACAACCAGTCCTATTCCCGCCCCAAGGGCACCGTGCGCGGCCTGCACTTCCAATTGGAGCCGAAGGCACAGGGCAAGCTGGTGCGCTGCGCGCGCGGGCGGATGCTGGATGTCGCCGTCGATCTGCGCCGCACATCCCCGACCTTCGGCCGGCATGTTGCCGTGGAGCTTTCCGCCGAGAATGGCTGTCAGTTCTGGATTCCGGCCGGCTTCGCCCACGGCTTCTGCACCCTCACCGAGGATTGCGAGGTCGCCTATCTCGTGACGGATTATTACAGCGCCGCGCATGACCGTGGCCTTCTGTGGAACGATTCCGAGCTTGCCATCGCGTGGCCGGTGAAAGAAGAGGATGCCATCCTGTCCGAGAAGGACCGGCGGCAACCTCGTCTTCGCGACCTTGGGCCTGTCTTCGCCTGA
- a CDS encoding rhamnan synthesis F family protein — MQFRAFEVRPRANVSRLLSELQVEIDGRLTRLNLPSIDGLTYQLVPQVDAPIALAGEDFSVQPCGYLRGLLMRARARWLVKPKDQLVLDQMVIFARGRRGKRREFRKVLQSFRNGGLALDRPELSQFPELLAGWADRSTPSPVTPNQPRRPGPPRFAIVAHVYYPEVWPEISTILRLVDQPFDLIITTVPDREALSARILQDFPDADIRVFENRGRDVRPFLCLLEEGRLDRYASICKIHGKKSVDGGRVALLGNIWRNRLLFDLLAAPGVIDRILGIFDAFPRAGMVGSQSYRYPSDHFDLKASWGKNRETVLAIASRMGIPPELFKLDFFGGTMFWARPEALSPLRELKLSAAFAEEQGKLDGALEHAVERLFSTAAEAAGYRLASVDGLETATQSSLAPAPAEPIIRLV; from the coding sequence ATGCAGTTTCGCGCCTTTGAAGTACGCCCTCGGGCCAACGTGTCCCGGCTGTTGTCCGAGTTGCAGGTGGAGATTGACGGGCGTCTCACGCGCCTGAACCTGCCGAGCATTGACGGGCTCACCTATCAGCTTGTCCCGCAAGTTGACGCGCCGATCGCACTGGCCGGGGAGGACTTTTCCGTTCAACCCTGCGGCTACCTGCGCGGCTTACTGATGCGCGCGCGCGCCCGCTGGCTGGTGAAACCGAAGGATCAACTGGTCTTGGACCAGATGGTCATCTTCGCCCGAGGTCGACGCGGCAAGCGGCGCGAGTTTCGCAAGGTGCTGCAGAGCTTTCGCAATGGCGGCCTCGCGCTCGACCGTCCCGAGCTGTCGCAATTCCCGGAGTTGCTCGCCGGTTGGGCCGATCGGTCGACCCCTTCCCCCGTGACGCCGAACCAACCCCGCCGCCCGGGACCGCCGCGCTTTGCCATCGTTGCGCATGTCTACTATCCGGAGGTGTGGCCGGAAATCTCCACCATCCTGCGCTTGGTCGACCAGCCCTTCGATCTCATCATCACAACCGTTCCCGACCGCGAGGCACTGAGCGCGCGGATCCTGCAGGACTTCCCCGATGCCGACATCCGCGTCTTCGAGAATCGCGGGCGGGATGTGCGTCCGTTCCTGTGTCTGCTCGAGGAAGGCCGGCTCGACCGCTACGCGAGTATCTGCAAGATCCACGGCAAGAAGTCGGTCGATGGCGGGCGCGTCGCGCTGCTTGGAAACATCTGGCGCAACCGGCTGCTGTTCGATCTCCTCGCCGCCCCCGGTGTGATTGACCGGATCCTCGGCATCTTCGACGCGTTTCCCCGCGCCGGCATGGTGGGCTCCCAGTCTTACCGGTATCCCAGCGACCATTTCGACCTCAAGGCGAGCTGGGGCAAGAACCGCGAGACGGTGCTGGCGATTGCCAGTCGCATGGGAATACCGCCAGAGCTTTTCAAGCTCGATTTCTTTGGCGGCACCATGTTCTGGGCTCGTCCGGAAGCACTTTCTCCGCTAAGGGAACTCAAGCTGTCAGCGGCTTTTGCGGAGGAGCAGGGCAAGCTGGACGGCGCCCTGGAACATGCCGTGGAACGGCTGTTCTCGACAGCCGCGGAAGCGGCGGGCTACAGGCTCGCCTCCGTGGATGGGCTTGAAACCGCCACTCAATCGTCCTTAGCTCCGGCGCCCGCCGAACCGATCATCCGCCTGGTGTGA
- a CDS encoding NUDIX domain-containing protein yields MLIERAKAGPLEDRAIEVVSEPPIRIGDGFRPYERHHVTTSGRGGAPLRQQRDIIRVGPVVATLAYDPDAALFVLIRQFRIAAHLATGRGEIVELAAGLLEPGEVPIEAAARECREEIGVAPRKLLPMFNFLPSPGVSDEYAHVFLALVDSSQAPAEAGEAGETEHTRPLLVPVEDALASLTHPDPAIENGFVLLALQWFALNRERVAGWVGKR; encoded by the coding sequence ATGTTGATCGAACGCGCCAAGGCCGGCCCGCTTGAGGACCGCGCCATCGAGGTCGTGAGCGAGCCGCCGATCCGCATCGGCGATGGTTTCCGCCCCTATGAGCGTCATCACGTTACAACTTCTGGTCGCGGCGGCGCGCCCCTGCGCCAGCAGCGCGACATTATACGTGTCGGCCCTGTGGTTGCGACGCTCGCCTATGACCCCGACGCTGCACTCTTCGTCCTCATCCGCCAGTTCCGCATCGCCGCCCACCTCGCCACCGGGCGAGGGGAGATCGTCGAGCTGGCGGCGGGGCTGCTGGAGCCGGGCGAGGTGCCGATCGAGGCGGCGGCGCGCGAATGCCGCGAGGAAATCGGCGTAGCCCCGCGTAAACTCTTGCCAATGTTCAATTTTTTGCCGAGCCCCGGCGTCTCTGACGAGTACGCGCATGTCTTTCTCGCCCTCGTCGATTCGTCACAGGCACCCGCCGAGGCTGGTGAGGCCGGTGAGACCGAGCACACGCGCCCGCTGCTGGTGCCGGTCGAGGACGCGCTCGCCAGCCTCACGCACCCCGATCCTGCGATCGAAAACGGCTTCGTCCTGCTGGCGCTGCAATGGTTCGCGCTGAACCGGGAGCGGGTTGCCGGCTGGGTTGGGAAGCGATGA
- a CDS encoding ABC transporter ATP-binding protein — MSKPLQDQALLTVDDLSVAFAQGGRTTLAVDHVSFTLNRGETLALVGESGSGKSVTALSILKLLQYPAASHPSGRVIFNGADLLAMEEHEIRRVRGNDITMVFQEPMTSLNPLHTVEQQIGEILFLHKGMRGPAARARVIELLTEVGIADPQTRLGAYPHQLSGGQRQRVMIAMALANEPQLLIADEPTTALDVTVQAQILALLKDLQRRLGMAMLFITHDLGIVRKVADRICVMNHGRIVEAGDVAAIFEAPAHPYTKALLAAQPRGNPSPPHPEAPVVLEADNLKVWFPIKAGIMRRAVGHIKAVDGVSLAIRRGETLGVVGESGSGKTTLGLALLRLISSQGPIVFMGQNINALGIKEMRAHRNAMQVVFQDPFGSLSPRMSITDIIGEGLRVHQPRLSAEERDARVVAALRDVGLEPETRHRYPHEFSGGQRQRVAIARAIVLEPSFVVLDEPTSALDMIVQAQIVDLLRDLQQKRNLTYMFISHDLRVVAALASRLLVMKGGVVVEQGPAAELFAAPKSAYTRALFAAAFNMETAEGLA; from the coding sequence GTGAGCAAGCCCTTGCAGGATCAAGCACTTCTCACGGTCGACGACCTCTCCGTCGCCTTCGCGCAGGGCGGGCGGACGACGCTGGCGGTCGATCATGTGTCGTTCACGCTGAACCGGGGCGAAACACTCGCGCTGGTTGGTGAATCCGGCTCCGGCAAATCCGTCACCGCGCTCTCCATCCTCAAGCTGCTGCAATACCCGGCCGCCTCGCACCCCTCCGGCCGGGTGATCTTCAACGGCGCCGACCTGCTCGCCATGGAGGAGCACGAGATCCGCCGCGTGCGCGGCAACGACATCACCATGGTGTTCCAGGAGCCGATGACCTCGCTCAACCCGCTGCACACGGTGGAGCAGCAGATTGGCGAAATCCTTTTCCTGCACAAGGGGATGCGAGGACCGGCGGCGCGCGCACGGGTGATCGAGCTGCTCACCGAGGTCGGCATTGCCGATCCGCAGACGCGGCTCGGCGCCTACCCGCACCAGCTCTCCGGCGGTCAGCGCCAGCGCGTGATGATCGCCATGGCGCTCGCCAATGAGCCGCAATTGCTGATCGCCGACGAGCCGACCACCGCGCTCGACGTGACCGTGCAGGCGCAGATCCTCGCGCTGTTGAAGGATCTCCAGCGCCGGCTCGGCATGGCCATGCTGTTCATCACCCACGACCTCGGCATCGTGCGCAAGGTCGCGGACCGGATTTGCGTGATGAATCATGGGCGTATCGTCGAGGCCGGCGATGTCGCCGCCATATTCGAGGCGCCCGCCCACCCCTACACAAAGGCACTTCTGGCCGCCCAGCCGCGCGGCAACCCGTCCCCGCCCCACCCCGAGGCACCGGTGGTGCTGGAAGCGGACAATCTCAAAGTGTGGTTCCCGATCAAGGCCGGAATCATGCGGCGCGCGGTCGGTCACATCAAGGCGGTGGACGGCGTCTCGCTCGCCATCCGCCGGGGCGAGACGTTGGGCGTGGTCGGCGAAAGCGGTTCGGGCAAGACCACGCTCGGCCTCGCGCTGCTGCGGCTGATTTCCTCGCAGGGGCCGATCGTGTTCATGGGCCAGAACATAAATGCGCTTGGAATCAAGGAGATGCGGGCCCACCGCAATGCGATGCAGGTGGTCTTCCAGGATCCCTTCGGCTCGCTCAGCCCGCGCATGTCGATCACCGACATCATCGGCGAGGGGCTGCGCGTGCATCAGCCGCGCCTCAGCGCCGAGGAGCGCGACGCCCGCGTCGTCGCCGCCCTGCGCGATGTCGGGCTGGAGCCGGAGACCCGTCACCGCTACCCGCATGAGTTCTCCGGCGGCCAGCGCCAGCGCGTCGCCATCGCCCGCGCCATCGTGCTGGAGCCGTCCTTCGTCGTGCTGGACGAGCCGACCAGCGCGCTGGACATGATCGTGCAGGCGCAGATCGTCGACCTGCTGCGCGACCTGCAGCAGAAGCGGAATCTCACCTACATGTTCATCAGCCATGATCTGCGCGTCGTCGCCGCCCTCGCCTCCCGTCTTCTGGTGATGAAGGGCGGTGTGGTGGTCGAGCAGGGCCCGGCGGCCGAGTTGTTCGCCGCGCCGAAGAGCGCCTATACCCGCGCCTTGTTCGCCGCCGCCTTCAATATGGAGACGGCCGAGGGGTTGGCGTAA